A stretch of DNA from Blastocatellia bacterium:
AGGCGCCGTTTCGCTCGATTGGTCTGTCCCCGGGCGGCGGCCACGCGAGCCACCAGCAGTTCAGCAAATGCTTCCTTCGTCTCCAGCCGGCACTGACGGAAGAGGCAAGCGGCCTGCTCGGCTCTCCGGCCGGCGTCGCGCCATTTTTTCTTCTGAGCCAGAAGCTCGGCCAGGTAGAGGTCGCACAACGCCGTTGCCACCCGATTCTTTTGACGTCGAAAGGTACGTCGAGCCTGCCGCAAATCTGCGGCCGCATGATCCCACGCCCCCAGATGCAGGCGGGCGACGCCGCTGAGCATCTGCGCCCGGGCCTGCTCGGTCCTCATCCGCAACCGGGCAAAACCACGACGGGCAGCTTCGGCGGCCTCCAGCACATCCTCGTAGGCATTCAACTGAAGGTACAGCTCGGCCATGTCGAGATCGCAGAGGACCTCAAGCGACTCCTCCCCAACAGCGCGAGCGGCGGCTTTCACGGCTGTGAATAAGCGAATCGCTTCGTCGAATTTTCCTCGCAGGAATTCGAGATAAGCCAGATTGTATTCGGTTTGAATGACCATCAGCGACAGGCCGAGGGCCTGGAACATCTCGCGCGCCTGTTCGAACAGCCGGGCCGATCGGTGATAGTCGCCCAGGCAGGACCACACCATCGCCAGATTCATCAGGACATGGGCCAGCGCTCGTGAGTCGCCGCCCGGCTGGAGAAGCGCCTGAGCCTGCTCGAAGAAGCGACGGGCCTTGTGGTATTCATCCAGGTGGTGATAGATCAAACCGACATTGGATTTGAGTTCCGCCAGCAGGTGCGTTTGCTTGTGGGCTTCAAAGATTGTGCTGAGGCGGTCGGCCAGTTCAAGGGCTTCCTCGTACCGATTGAGATACATGAGAGCGACGATCTTGGCCCGCCCGACGCGTGCCGCTTCCAAGACTTCGCCCTGCTCGGCATAGAGGATCTCGGCGCGATCAAAGAGTCGTAATGCTTCCTGGTTGCGCCCCAGGCGGTAGGCCACCATCGCCCGTGCATGAGAGGCCAGAGCCCGGCAGATCGGATCCCGCGTCTGCCGGGCGACGACGCGACACACGTCGGCCAGACGCGACGCCAAGGCCACATCTGCATGAAGCGCCTGGGAAACGCGATTCTTCAGTTCCAGACAGAGAGCCCGCCCGATTTCACCCTTTTGGGACTTCAGCAAGGATTTCGCGCGATCCGGAGCTGTGGACGCCGCCAGTTGCTCGACCAGCCGTCGCACGTGGTCGGAGATATCCCAGGCTCCCCCCTTAGTCTGTAAGCGCCCTGACTTCAAGCGGCGTAATCCATGCCTCCTTTCCCTGGAGTTCGATTTTCAGCTCATATACCCCAACAGCAATGCGCTCGAAGGTGAATTCGCCGAGATGGTTCGTCACCGTCTGCGCGACTACTTCTTCTCCCCGTCGCAATTGAACCGGCACACCGCTCACTTCCTGGAAACTATCCGAGGGTCCGAGGATTTGACCGGTCAGGGTGACCCGGTCCGTTCCATTGGCCGGTTCAAATGACAGATCAATATCGTAGCCTTCCCACCGGTAGAGGCACTGTCGCGTCGCCACGCCGAGCGAGCGCACCCCGACAAGTCCTGGCTGGACCGCCGTATCGAACACAAGCGTCGCGATAATCCGCGACACCATGCCCGGCCGCGGCGACGGGCCATACCGGGCAAACAGATCAACAGCCTGCTGGATGACCCAGGAGGGCGGATCAACCGAATCATCCGTCGTCATCAACGGGATGACCGTTTCCAGCCACTTTAATTCCCTTTGGCATCGTCGGCAGCGACCGAGATGATTGCGGATAGCGTGCGCCTCTTTGTCGGCGCATAACTCCTGATAAAACTGGAGGAGTTTTTCCAGACTGTAGCACGTCATGATCGAGCCTCCTCATAGACCCTGTCGAATTCCCCACGGACGACGGAAAAGACCGGGATGAAGCATGGCCAGCCGGCACGGCCATCGAGGAATCATCCCCCGGTCCTCCCATCGTTTATCCCCCTGCACGAGGCGGCTTCTGGGTCAGAGCCCGGCTAAGGATTGCGCCAGCCGTCGTGGCCTCTCCCCGGTCGCCTCCTCTCGGTATTATCTTCCGCCACTATTGTGGAGCCCTCCGATTGCGGAAAAATACATGTCTGCGCCTGTGACCGACGGCTCTTCCCTTCTCCGGGGATCACTCCCGGAAGCCTAACTCTTCCAGAATCTTCCTGAGTTTTTGCAGGCAGCGGCCGCGGGTCGGACCGATGCTGGCTACCGGCATGCCCAGTTCGCGCGAGATCTGTTCGTAGCTCCACTCGTCCTGCTCGTAGAAAAGCATCTGGAGCAATCGCCGACAGCGGTCGGGAAGCCGTTCCATTCCCAGGCGGATCAGATGCTGCTTCTCCCATCGTTCGACCAGTTCATCGAGCGGCGGGCTCTCATCAGGAAGATCCACGGGATGTCCTTCCTCATCCTCTAACGGCGTTGTTTCCACAGGATCCCGCCGCCGAAGTTTCCAGCATTCGCGGAGCGTCGTCGTGATCAGCCAGGAACTGAGCTTGCTGTGATCCTTCAAGCCGTCAAGCCCCTTGAGCATGATGAGGCACACCGACTGAAAGACATCCGCCGCTTCATCGGGCGTGAACTGATACCTTCGCGGGATGGAAAAAATCAGCCGTTTATAGCGATGAATGAGCGCCTCCCAGGCGCGGCTGTCCCCTTTCAAACAGCACGCCACAAGCTCGGCATCCGTCATTCGGGCGTAGGTCTTCATTCCAGATAAAGTTCCTCCGCATTCCACAGCAGTGGATCCTGGAGCAGGCCGGGTTTGAGGTTTCTCACCGTCGGTTTGGCGGCGACGATGAGGTCACGGGCCACCAGGTAGATGAACGGGACCTGCTCGCTCAAAATCATCTGCACCTCATCGAACAAGGCCTTTCGTCGCTTCTGGTCAGCCGCGGTCAGAAACTCGTTGAGCAGCTCGTCCACCCGCTTCTCCCAATCAGTGGCGGGCCGGGGTTGCTGAGGATTCCACCAGTGATTGGCCCCGCTGCTGAGCAAAAAATTCCTGAGCGACGAAGGATCGGTATCGCCCGCCGCAATCGCCAGCAACCCCGCTTCGTAATCCGTTCCCCGCGCGATCCGTTCGAGCATCGTCTTCGTTTCGATGGGCGCGAAAGTGACGCCGATGCCTACTTTTTTCAGGTCCTCCTGGATCATCAAGCCCATCCGTTCCCGAATGGCATTTCCGGCATTGGTCATCAACGTGAAGGTCACCCGGTTCCCCTGCCGATCCTCCAGGATGCCATCGCCGTTGCGGTCGCTAAATCCCGCTTCCGCCAGCAGTGCCTTCGCGCGATCGGGATCATACGGATAGGTTTTCACCTGAGGATTAAACCACCGACTCGTTGCCGGGACCGGTCCCCATACGGGCGCAGCCTTTCCGGCGAACACCACGTCAATGAGGGCTTGACGGTTGATCGCATAGGAGACGGCTTGACGAAATCTTGTGTCCTGGAACCAGGCGAGCTTGGTCGGGCTCAGTGAGCGCGCGCGAGGATTCAAATTAAACCACATCACTTCCGAGATGAGGCTGGGACCGAGATCGTAAATGCGAATCCGATTCGTCGCCACCTGGGGTTGAAGCGTCGCCACTTCGTCAGGGGTCAGCGGTGAGAGCATGTCGAGTTCCCCCTGCTGGAACTTCAGTACTCGCGTGCTCCGATCCGGCACAATGAGCAAAATGATCTCATCCAGATAGGGAAGAGGTTGACCACTGGGGTCTCGCTTCCAGTAATGGGGATTGCGCACGAGAATGGTCCTTTCGCCGGGCACATATTCCTTGAGCCGAAACGGTCCCACCCCAACGATCTGATCCGGCGGTGTTGAAAGATCCCAGAGCGAAGCAAATCGCCCTGCGCGGTAATCGGCCTCCAGCCGATGGCGGGGCAAAATGTGAATCGAATCGAGCAACCGCTCGCTCGCCGCTACCGGTCGGGGAAAAGTAAGAGTCACCGTGTAGGGATCGCGTTTCTCGACGACGATCTTTTTCCCGTCCACATCCAGTAAATCGCGGAGGGAACTCCTCAGCGCCGGATCGTATATCACCTCAAACGTGAACAGAACGTCATCCGCCGTCAACGGATGGCCGTCAGAAAAGGTAACCCCCTTACGCAATCGAATCGTCAGGACCGTGTGGTCCGGCGAATAGCTCAGAGATTCCGCCAGTTCGGGTTCGGCCTCCCCCGTCTGCCGGTTGATGCGCACGAGCACCGACATGATGCAGTTGAGGATGGCGAGCGTATCCGTATCGGTCGCAAACAGGGGATTGAACGTTTTTGGCCCCGAGGACTGAGAGACAACCAGTCGGCCTCCCCGCGCCGGGGCTGACGGAGCCGTCGAGCGGCGCTCGCAGCCCGCCGTCCCCGCAAGAAGCGACAAAAAAAGCCACAGGCCGATACCCAACCGGACCCGGTGCTTCATCGCCGTAAGACCTCCTTGCCAACGAAGATGGTGTTAGATTATAAGCTATGACTCTTTGGACTCAAGGTGATTTCGTCTGTGACTGAAGCGACAGTTCGTTCATTGCACCGGGAGCTGCTCATGGAACCCTGGCTTCTCCCCGGGTACCGGTGAAAAATGCCTGCGGATGAGTGATCCGCGGGAGCCTTTCATCCGCAGGCAGGATTTTCCGAGGCGTTGTTCGTGGGACGGGAGCCCCGCCGAGAAACGATGAAAAGTAGCGCGGACTTTTCCATCGGCGAAAACGCCACAGGCTAGACGACCTGCGCTATTCGAGGCCTAGGCGGGGAAGACGGCGCCGCATGTTCTGAGGCCGATGGTTCGCCTTTTTATTCGACGACTGGCCCAAGCCGTACCACTTGTGCTCGCCATCTCGATGGTGACGTTTGTGGCCGTCCATCTGGCTCCCGGCGATCCCCTGACGGGGCTCCTGGAGAATCCCCATATCTCCCCGGAGACGGTAGAGGCAATTCGTCACCGGCTCGGACTGGATTTGCCCCTGTCAAGGCGCTACCTTCGCTGGCTGTCTCACGCCCTCCAGGGGGACTTCGGTTACTCGATTGAATATCTGACGCCGATTTCCGCCCTGCTGCCAACACGAATACTCAACACGCTGATCCTGTCCCTCACGGCCAGCGGCATCGCCTGGGCAGTGGGAGTCCCCCTGGGGATCATCGCCGCCGTCGGACAGAACCGGTGGATAGGACGCGCTCACACCCTCTTTGTCACGCTGGCGCTGGCGACGCCGCGAATCTTTCTGGCGCTTCTGGCGCTCGGGCTGGCCGCCACAACCGGCTGGTTCCCCATCGGCGGCATGCGTGCGGTCGCCGGCGAGGCCGCTGACTGGATGTCCCGGACAGCCGACCTTCTCCACCATCTTGTTCTTCCCGCGCTGGTGCTGAGTCTCTCACCCATGGCGATGATTTCCGGTCATCTACGGGCGGCGCTATCTGAGGTCGTGTCCCTTGACTTCATCCGCACGGCTCGAGCCAAGGGGCTCCCCCGGCGCGTCATCCTCAGGAATCATGCTCTGCGAAATGCGCTCGGCCCACTCCTGATGCTCCTGGGCTATTCGATCGGGAATTTGCTCAGCGGGTCGGCCGTCGTGGAAACGGTGATGGCATGGCCAGGGATAGGTCGCCTGACGGTTGAAGCCGTTTTCGCCCGTGATAGCGATTTGATCCTGGCGACGGTTGTGCTCGCGTCGGTGCTGCTGATTGTGGGAAATTTGATCGCCGATGTGGTGCTATTGACCGTGGATCCGCGCGTGCGCATTCGCGCCTGATGATGCCGGGCGCACTCGTTTCTGACTATGCCGACGAGGACGACAATGTCATCCGCTCTCACCAACCCGGTCCGGTCAACCCCACGGCCAACGCACGTCGGGCGCATCTGGTCCGACAAGCCTCTCCGATGGCTCTTCGGCGCGATCGCGGCACTTTCTCTTGTGGCTCTCCTGGCAGGGTTCATCGCCCCTTACGATCATCGCAGCCAGGATCGCACGGCCATTAAAGCTCCACCGACTCGCTTGCACTTCATTGATGCCGAAGGCCGATTCCATCTGCGCCCGTTTATCTATCGGTCCCGGCTGGTGGATCGAACCACCTGGCGTTATGAGGAGGATACTCGATGGCGCTATCCGCTGGTTTTCTTCGTTCGAGGGGATCGCGTTGAGCTATTTCCGGGAGTGACGACCTCGCTACACCTGTTCGGCGTCGGCGAAGCAGAGCCCCTCACGTCGGCTCAACGAGAAATTCACCCACTCCAGATGCCGACGGGATCCAGAGGTGAGAGCCCGCTGGCCACGCCGGAGCATCCCCCTTTGCCGCCGCGACTCTACCTGCTGGGTGCTGACCACCTTGGTCGAGACGTTTTCTCACGCCTGCTTTTTGGTTGCCGACCGTCTCTTATCATTGCTCTGGCCAGCGGATTGGGAGCATTGATCATCGGGTTGGTGCTGGGGTGCCTGGCCGGGTATTACGGAGGAGTGGTGGATGCTCTCTTGATGCGTCTGAATGAGCTGATCGAGTCCATCCCGGTGATTTTCTTCATCTTTGCCCTGCGGTCAGCTCTTCCTCTGGAACTGTCGCCGGACACGGCCCTGGGCATGCTCGTCGTCATCTTCGTTGCCATCAGTTGGACGACTGTCGCTCGCATCACGCGTGGGGCAGTCCTGTCGCTCGCCGGCCAGGAATTCCTTCTGGCAGCGCGTGCCGTAGGCGCCAGTGAAGGGCGCATTCTCCGTTGCTACATCCTGCCCCATGCCCTGACCCCCGCACTCACTCAAGCGACATTGACGGTTCCGGCCTTTCTTCTGGCCGAAGCCACTCTGTCCTTTCTGGGCGTGGGCATCTCAGAACCCGAACCGAGTTGGGGAAACATGCTAGCGGCGGCACGCGATCTGTCGGTGCTGACGGCTCAGCCGTGGATGCTCAGTTCCGGTCTCGCCCTTGCGGCAACCGTCGCTTTGTTCATCGTCACGGGACATGCGCTCCGTCGCGCCCTTGATCCCCAGCGCCAGACGTCAGCTCCCGAATGGCTGTAAGACGCAGCCAGCACATCCGCACCAAGCTCATAATCACCTGCCGAAGTAACAGGTCCCTCCTCAACAGGAGATCGTCACGGAGGCGGTTCGCTCTTGCAGGACCGCCGGATGAAAATACTCCCTTCGCCGGATGAATCAAAAGCCAGAGGCCGACGCTCTATTGTGGTGGGAGCAGGTGTATGGCTCAGGCTGACCAAAAGAGGACGCGGCGTGATCGAGGAAGCATTCTCGTCCTCGTCACCGCCGGAGTTGTCGTCTTTATCGGTGCCACTGCCCTCGCCGTTGACGTGGGTTATCTCTACGTTGTGCGGAATCAGTTGCAGAATGCTGTTGATGCAGCAGCCCTGGCTGGAGCGCAAGGACTTCTGGTTGATCCGACAAACCACACACCCGACGGCCAGGCCACGCGCTGGGCCATCGAATATGCGGCGAGGAATCGAGCCGACGGCGTCCCCGTTCAACTCTCGCCGGAAGAGATCACATTTCCCCGGGCCAATGTCATCCGGGTGCAAAAGGTTCAGCTCGTGAGAACATTTTTCGCCACGATCTTTGGTCTCCGCCGCGTCCCTGTGAGCGTGCAGTCGGCAGCCGTCGCCACTCCGGCCAGCGGAGGCAGCGGGGGATGGAGGCCCTTTGCGCCACCCGATCAGTTCGCCCATGGGAGTCAGTGTGTAACGCCGACGGATGAGGATCACGGGCCATACAATCCTGACATCCACACATGGAACGGCATTCCGGCACGAGATTACTATAAGTCACCCTACGACCCCGAGTTCGAGAACTGGGATCTCAGCGGATTCCGCGATTGTTCTCTGGGCAATCCCACGGGATTCATCACTCCCCGGGATGAGGATGGACGAATGATCGAACTCAAGACGGATCGGCCGGCGTTCCCCGGCAACTTCTACCCGGTCAGTCTTGGGGCGAGAGGAGCCGACACTTATCGGCATAACATCGCCTATGGCTGGAATGGGATGCTGCGGGTGGGAGACGTCATTGATACCGAACCCGGGAATATGGCCGGTCCGACGATTCAAGGAGTCACTCAGCTTATCGCTCAGGACCCGACGGCGCATCTGGTGAGAGTAAACGGGAACTGGGTTGTCAAAAGCACTCAGTACGCCGATAACGAAAGCCCGCGCATCGTCCCCATTCCGCTCATAAGTCCGGTTGAGGCCGGTGCCGGTCGGACATCGTTTCGCATCGTCAACATCGGTTCATTTTTCATCATCGGCACACGGGGGAAATCGGTCATCGGCTATTTCATTCATCGGCGATTGCCGCAAGCGACTGCCGCATCTCCCCCGCAGTACGGTCGAGGAGAACCCAGTGGCGCCAGCGGGCGATTTCTTGGAACGGTTCAATTGACTGACCCAGCCCAATACTGACCCATAACCCGGCACAACCCCCCTGGGAGAGCGGATCCTCCCACCACCAGGTCCGCTCTCCCCCCCTTTTCCAGACATGATCCGCTACTCCTTGCATGTCCAGGAGACTATTTTTGCTCCCCCCGACAGAGCGACTCGGGCTGGGTTTGCGGCCTCGTACCGGGAATTATCAGGAGTAAGGCCAGGGGCCACACCATTTATCGGAGACGCGACGCATTCACCCGCAGGTGTGTCAAGCGCTCGCCTCATCTGAGTAAACGATCTTTCCCCCGACAATGGTGAAAATGACCTTCGCCGTCCGAAGTTCCTCCGGAGGGAGAGCGAAAATATCTCTGGAGAGAACGACGAGATCGGCCAGTTTCCCCGCTTCGATGGAGCCTTTCTCGGCTTCGGCAAATTCGGCGAAAGCATTCGCCAGGGTGTAGGCGTGGACCGCTTGCTCGACGGTGATCTTTTCCTCCGGGATCCAGCCCTCGGGATTTTTGCCATCGGCCGTTTGCCGGGTCACCGCCGCAAAGATGCCGAACAGAGGATCGAGCGGGGCGACCGTCCAATCCGAACCGAACGTGACCCTCACACCGGCCTCTAGGAGTGACCGGAACGCATAGGTCGTGCGCGCGCGCAGTCGCCCGATGCGCTTTTCGGCCCAGCAGCCGTCATCCACCAGATGTGCCGGCTGGACCGACGCGATCACACCGAGTCGAGCCATCCGATGAATGTCTTCGGGTCGAAGATGCTGCGCGTGCTCGATGCGGAAGCGGCGGTCGCGGCAGCCATTCTCGGTGACCACCTTTTCGAGAATGTCGAGGATGAGGGCATTGGCTTTGTCCCCAATAGCGTGAATCGAGCATTGAAGACCGGCGCGGTCCGCCGCAACGATGCGCTCGCTCATGATCCCTTCGGGAAACATCTGATCGTGCAGCAGGCCGCAGGTGTGAGGAGCATCCGAATAGGGCTCAACAAAAAGGGCCGTGGCCGATCCGAGCGATCCATCCACGAATCCCTTCACTCCCCCCAGTCTCAACCAGGCATCTCCCGCACCTTCGCGGGCGATCCAATCACGCTGTTTCTCCCACTCGGTGATAGGCGTACGAGCATAAATCCTCACGGTCAGTTCGCCACGTTGATGGCAGCGCCGATAGACCTCCCAGTGTTCCCACAACGTAATGTCGTGGACGGAGGTGATGCCGACGCGGGCCAGCTCCCGCAGGGCGGCGTGCAGGGCTTCCTCTTCATCCCGTGGCGACGGCGGAGGGATAAGACGTTCGACAAGTGCAACGGCAGCATCTTTGAGAATGCCGGTGGGCTCGCCGGTGGCCGGGTCGCGCACAATCTCGCCGCCGGGCGGATCGGGCGTCTCCCGCGTAATCGCGGCGCGTTGGAGCGCAAGACTGTTGACCAGAACCGAATGCATATCCACCCGGCGAAGAAAGACCGGCGTCGTCGCTGTGACGGGATCAATCATCTCCTTGCGTGGAAGGCGGGCCTCGGGCCATCGTTCATGATTCCAGCCTCCCCCCACTACCCACTGGCCGGGAGAGAGCCGCGCCGCCTGCTCGGCCACGCGCCGAATCAATTCCCGTTCGTCGCCCACATCGCTCAGAGACAAACCCCGCAGTTGAAATCCCCCCGTCATCAGATGAACGTGGTTATCAATGAAGCCGGGAAGCACCAGACAGCCTGTGCAATCGAGAACACAGGTGCGAGGACCGATCATCCTCCGGATGTTTGCCTCAGGCCCCACAGCAGCAATTCGATCGGCGACGATCGCTACGGCTTCGGCCCAGGGCTCAAGCGAACTCCCGGTCCACACCCTCCCACCACGCAGAACGAGATCGGCTTCGCCTTTGGAGTGCGGTGTCTTGTCCGATGATGGCCACATTGTTCCCTCCGAAAATGCTGCGGGAGCGCCCCCAGCCAGCGGTCCCCGACACGACGGAAGCGGGCGCTCCGAGTTTCGTCTTCTCACGGTGGGAACTACCACCGCATGAAGGAACTCCTCCGGAAATCCCCTGCGAAACACGCGAAATGACGCGAAAATCTCCGCCCATGGATGAGAGGTCCGCACGCATCACTCATCTCCGACCATTTTTCATCCATGGGCGATCTTCTCCTTTTCTCCGAGATCTCACCATCTGATGGACACCGATGAATACGGATCATCTGCCCACGTCCGGATCATCCGTGGTGAGATGTCGTCCGCACCCATCGAGGAGGCTACTTCTTCGCCTCGGATTTTGCCGCTTTGGCGAAATCGCCTGCCTTCACGATGGAGATCCTGGACGGATCAATATGACGACGCAAGGCAGCCACGATCTCTTCCGGCGTCAGCGCCTGAATCTTCTTCTCCAGCTCGGCATCCCAGGCCAGCGTGCGATTGAGGAACAAGTACATAGCCAGTCGTCCCACGAGTTCCCGCTCCTG
This window harbors:
- a CDS encoding carboxypeptidase-like regulatory domain-containing protein; this encodes MTCYSLEKLLQFYQELCADKEAHAIRNHLGRCRRCQRELKWLETVIPLMTTDDSVDPPSWVIQQAVDLFARYGPSPRPGMVSRIIATLVFDTAVQPGLVGVRSLGVATRQCLYRWEGYDIDLSFEPANGTDRVTLTGQILGPSDSFQEVSGVPVQLRRGEEVVAQTVTNHLGEFTFERIAVGVYELKIELQGKEAWITPLEVRALTD
- a CDS encoding RNA polymerase sigma factor, translating into MKTYARMTDAELVACCLKGDSRAWEALIHRYKRLIFSIPRRYQFTPDEAADVFQSVCLIMLKGLDGLKDHSKLSSWLITTTLRECWKLRRRDPVETTPLEDEEGHPVDLPDESPPLDELVERWEKQHLIRLGMERLPDRCRRLLQMLFYEQDEWSYEQISRELGMPVASIGPTRGRCLQKLRKILEELGFRE
- a CDS encoding ABC transporter substrate-binding protein, with protein sequence MKHRVRLGIGLWLFLSLLAGTAGCERRSTAPSAPARGGRLVVSQSSGPKTFNPLFATDTDTLAILNCIMSVLVRINRQTGEAEPELAESLSYSPDHTVLTIRLRKGVTFSDGHPLTADDVLFTFEVIYDPALRSSLRDLLDVDGKKIVVEKRDPYTVTLTFPRPVAASERLLDSIHILPRHRLEADYRAGRFASLWDLSTPPDQIVGVGPFRLKEYVPGERTILVRNPHYWKRDPSGQPLPYLDEIILLIVPDRSTRVLKFQQGELDMLSPLTPDEVATLQPQVATNRIRIYDLGPSLISEVMWFNLNPRARSLSPTKLAWFQDTRFRQAVSYAINRQALIDVVFAGKAAPVWGPVPATSRWFNPQVKTYPYDPDRAKALLAEAGFSDRNGDGILEDRQGNRVTFTLMTNAGNAIRERMGLMIQEDLKKVGIGVTFAPIETKTMLERIARGTDYEAGLLAIAAGDTDPSSLRNFLLSSGANHWWNPQQPRPATDWEKRVDELLNEFLTAADQKRRKALFDEVQMILSEQVPFIYLVARDLIVAAKPTVRNLKPGLLQDPLLWNAEELYLE
- a CDS encoding ABC transporter permease gives rise to the protein MVRLFIRRLAQAVPLVLAISMVTFVAVHLAPGDPLTGLLENPHISPETVEAIRHRLGLDLPLSRRYLRWLSHALQGDFGYSIEYLTPISALLPTRILNTLILSLTASGIAWAVGVPLGIIAAVGQNRWIGRAHTLFVTLALATPRIFLALLALGLAATTGWFPIGGMRAVAGEAADWMSRTADLLHHLVLPALVLSLSPMAMISGHLRAALSEVVSLDFIRTARAKGLPRRVILRNHALRNALGPLLMLLGYSIGNLLSGSAVVETVMAWPGIGRLTVEAVFARDSDLILATVVLASVLLIVGNLIADVVLLTVDPRVRIRA
- a CDS encoding ABC transporter permease, which translates into the protein MSSALTNPVRSTPRPTHVGRIWSDKPLRWLFGAIAALSLVALLAGFIAPYDHRSQDRTAIKAPPTRLHFIDAEGRFHLRPFIYRSRLVDRTTWRYEEDTRWRYPLVFFVRGDRVELFPGVTTSLHLFGVGEAEPLTSAQREIHPLQMPTGSRGESPLATPEHPPLPPRLYLLGADHLGRDVFSRLLFGCRPSLIIALASGLGALIIGLVLGCLAGYYGGVVDALLMRLNELIESIPVIFFIFALRSALPLELSPDTALGMLVVIFVAISWTTVARITRGAVLSLAGQEFLLAARAVGASEGRILRCYILPHALTPALTQATLTVPAFLLAEATLSFLGVGISEPEPSWGNMLAAARDLSVLTAQPWMLSSGLALAATVALFIVTGHALRRALDPQRQTSAPEWL
- a CDS encoding Tad domain-containing protein, translated to MAQADQKRTRRDRGSILVLVTAGVVVFIGATALAVDVGYLYVVRNQLQNAVDAAALAGAQGLLVDPTNHTPDGQATRWAIEYAARNRADGVPVQLSPEEITFPRANVIRVQKVQLVRTFFATIFGLRRVPVSVQSAAVATPASGGSGGWRPFAPPDQFAHGSQCVTPTDEDHGPYNPDIHTWNGIPARDYYKSPYDPEFENWDLSGFRDCSLGNPTGFITPRDEDGRMIELKTDRPAFPGNFYPVSLGARGADTYRHNIAYGWNGMLRVGDVIDTEPGNMAGPTIQGVTQLIAQDPTAHLVRVNGNWVVKSTQYADNESPRIVPIPLISPVEAGAGRTSFRIVNIGSFFIIGTRGKSVIGYFIHRRLPQATAASPPQYGRGEPSGASGRFLGTVQLTDPAQY
- a CDS encoding amidohydrolase, whose amino-acid sequence is MWPSSDKTPHSKGEADLVLRGGRVWTGSSLEPWAEAVAIVADRIAAVGPEANIRRMIGPRTCVLDCTGCLVLPGFIDNHVHLMTGGFQLRGLSLSDVGDERELIRRVAEQAARLSPGQWVVGGGWNHERWPEARLPRKEMIDPVTATTPVFLRRVDMHSVLVNSLALQRAAITRETPDPPGGEIVRDPATGEPTGILKDAAVALVERLIPPPSPRDEEEALHAALRELARVGITSVHDITLWEHWEVYRRCHQRGELTVRIYARTPITEWEKQRDWIAREGAGDAWLRLGGVKGFVDGSLGSATALFVEPYSDAPHTCGLLHDQMFPEGIMSERIVAADRAGLQCSIHAIGDKANALILDILEKVVTENGCRDRRFRIEHAQHLRPEDIHRMARLGVIASVQPAHLVDDGCWAEKRIGRLRARTTYAFRSLLEAGVRVTFGSDWTVAPLDPLFGIFAAVTRQTADGKNPEGWIPEEKITVEQAVHAYTLANAFAEFAEAEKGSIEAGKLADLVVLSRDIFALPPEELRTAKVIFTIVGGKIVYSDEASA